A stretch of the Neodiprion lecontei isolate iyNeoLeco1 chromosome 4, iyNeoLeco1.1, whole genome shotgun sequence genome encodes the following:
- the LOC107216917 gene encoding sperm-associated antigen 1 isoform X1 — MGKEEVDLVTVVKPDEKRSLLQKYDIPIEHLSYEYVTGCSNVKELERIVLILRSGEEGIFPDLINRAEECLAKISPKSRVLRVEEPVVTRAMLDPEDRRLIDDDMARWMSEMQGREKDLDEGKAFTATPLVPQPEIRQTPETRSAKRNSQSGAKRGKAKAIASCDYAGWDRFDADAEIDRIDLQDERMQVEAKNAQQRQREKHEEAKKFSKESIVNKLSLTATELGVLAEHEKNMGNEAYRVGDYEEALIRYNSSITINPSVNAYNNRAITNIKLRRYQEAVNDCNIVSSMEYNNVTALMRRALALEHLEKNSQALIDYQTILQLEPNNKLAIAAVNRLKKPSDSKKVRMKIEEEIIPAVISETKVAKNEELNNVTKERSTVKNAYDLPEEKKDSSPSSNGVQSEICFCDRAPGFSQSPKPPPHYKSSYCLPPPRRTPGSRPLAVRSAWENRKADTSGTKTGCPDAESPKLMIEELPGHNEYESTYSRPPAIAELTKSKGNGEKTVTRNGDEKGKKLQTHKNRDKLADKKPEECQKPREKILSPVSMTHKKVEVASKYEKPVFKEQEVVIKDLDSIESPYEFLRVWQSLKTDIDLSLHAKLLRSLAPEEFNVVVGNKLDGGMFTILLRCLERHFCKDREDVLLVYRYLKALAKLSRFSIVRSFMDSVDKKGTLTKNQKIFMDKLVKLGIQRRCTIWSNIKITFC; from the exons ATGGGAAAGGAGGAGGTGGATCTCGTGACTGTGGTTAAGCCAGACGAGAAGAGATCGCTCTTACAGAAGTATGACATTCCGATAGAGCATTTATCTTACGAGTACGTAACCGGTTGCTCAAACGTCAAGGAGCTCGAACGAATTGTTCTGATCTTGAG ATCGGGCGAGGAGGGTATATTTCCGGACTTAATAAACCGCGCCGAAGAATGTCTTGCCAAAATCAGTCCCAAGAGCCGCGTGCTTCGGGTCGAAGAGCCGGTCGTTACTCGGGCGATGTTGGATCCCGAGGACCGTAGATTGATCGACGACGATATGGCCAGATGGATGAGCGAGATGCAGGGAAGAGAGAAGGACCTTGATGAGGGAAAGGCGTTTACGGCTACACCGCTAGTCCCGCAACCGGAAATCCGGCAGACGCCAGAAACGAGATCAGCGAAA AGAAACTCGCAGAGCGGCGCGAAACGGGGTAAAGCGAAGGCGATTGCCTCTTGCGATTACGCAGGCTGGGACAGATTCGACGCCGATGCCGAAATTGACCGCATCGACTTACAGGATGAAAGGATGCAGGTAGAGGCAAAAAACGCACAACAGAGACAAAGAGAAAAGCATGAGGAGGccaagaaattttcaaaggaATCTATAGTGAATAAAT TATCGTTGACGGCAACGGAACTAGGCGTGCTGGCTGAGCACGAGAAGAATATGGGAAACGAGGCGTACAGGGTTGGCGATTACGAGGAGGCTTTGATACGTTACAATTCTAGCATTACCATTAACCCGAGTGTGAACGCGTACAACAACCGGGCAATAACAA ATATAAAGTTGCGTCGATATCAGGAGGCTGTTAACGATTGCAACATCGTGTCGAGTATGGAGTATAACAACGTAACGGCTCTGATGAGGCGAGCACTGGCTCTTGAAcatctggaaaaaaattcacag GCACTCATCGATTATCAGACGATCTTACAGCTTGAACCAAACAACAAACTAGCCATAGCGGCTGTAAACAGATTGAAGAAACCGTCCGATTCCAAGAAAGTAAG AATGAAAATCGAGGAAGAAATTATTCCGGCGGTCATTTCCGAGACGAAAGTGgctaaaaatgaagaattgaATAACGTCACTAAGGAGCGATCGACGGTAAAAAACGCTTACGATTTACCAGAAGAAAAGAAGGATTCCTCCCCGAGTTCGAACGGCGTGCAGTCCGAGATATGCTTCTGCGACAGAGCACCGGGTTTTTCGCAGAGTCCAAAACCGCCCCCGCACTACAAAAGCAGTTACTGTTTGCCGCCGCCTCGCAGAACGCCGGGTTCGCGGCCATTGGCTGTTAGATCCGCTTGGGAAAATCGGAAGGCTGATACGTCCGGGACAAAAACGGGCTGCCCAGACGCGGAATCGCCGAAGTTGATGATCGAGGAACTGCCCGGTCATAACGAGTACGAATCGACTTACAGTCGACCACCGGCGATCGCTGAGCTGACTAAGAGTAAGGGAAACGGAGAAAAAACCGTGACGAGAAATGGGGATGAAAAAGGGAAGAAATTGCAAACGCACAAGAATAGAGATAAGCTCGCGGATAAAAAGCCAGAGGAGTGCCAAAAACCGAGGGAGAAAATCCTGTCCCCTGTCTCAATGACTCACAAGAAAGTCGAGGTTGCTAGTAAATATGAGAAACCCGTTTTCAAGGAACAGGAAGTTGTGATAAAG GATCTCGACTCGATCGAATCGCCCTACGAATTTCTCCGCGTATGGCAATCGCTGAAGACCGATATTGACTTATCGCTACATGCGAAACTCTTGCGATCTTTAGCGCCGGAGGAGTTCAATGTCG TCGTCGGAAATAAACTAGACGGAGGTATGTTCACAATTTTGTTGCGATGCCTTGAAAGACATTTCTGCAAGGATCGTGAGGACGTTCTCTTGGTTTACCGGTATCTAAAAGCCTTAGCTAAGCTGAGCCGGTTTTCCATTGTACGATCCTTCATGGACTCGGTCGACAAAAAAGGTACCCtgacaaaaaatcaaaaaatatttatggaTAAATTGGTTAAATTAGGGATACAGCGTCGGTGTACAATTTGGTCAAATATTAAGATCacattttgttaa
- the LOC107216917 gene encoding sperm-associated antigen 1 isoform X2 → MGKEEVDLVTVVKPDEKRSLLQKYDIPIEHLSYEYVTGCSNVKELERIVLILRSGEEGIFPDLINRAEECLAKISPKSRVLRVEEPVVTRAMLDPEDRRLIDDDMARWMSEMQGREKDLDEGKAFTATPLVPQPEIRQTPETRSAKRNSQSGAKRGKAKAIASCDYAGWDRFDADAEIDRIDLQDERMQVEAKNAQQRQREKHEEAKKFSKESIVNKLSLTATELGVLAEHEKNMGNEAYRVGDYEEALIRYNSSITINPSVNAYNNRAITNIKLRRYQEAVNDCNIVSSMEYNNVTALMRRALALEHLEKNSQALIDYQTILQLEPNNKLAIAAVNRLKKPSDSKKVRMKIEEEIIPAVISETKVAKNEELNNVTKERSTVKNAYDLPEEKKDSSPSSNGVQSEICFCDRAPGFSQSPKPPPHYKSSYCLPPPRRTPGSRPLAVRSAWENRKADTSGTKTGCPDAESPKLMIEELPGHNEYESTYSRPPAIAELTKSKGNGEKTVTRNGDEKGKKLQTHKNRDKLADKKPEECQKPREKILSPVSMTHKKVEVASKYEKPVFKEQEVVIKDLDSIESPYEFLRVWQSLKTDIDLSLHAKLLRSLAPEEFNVVVGNKLDGGMFTILLRCLERHFCKDREDVLLVYRYLKALAKLSRFSIVRSFMDSVDKKVLLKMLNFVEEHNSPLAAAELRHAYNV, encoded by the exons ATGGGAAAGGAGGAGGTGGATCTCGTGACTGTGGTTAAGCCAGACGAGAAGAGATCGCTCTTACAGAAGTATGACATTCCGATAGAGCATTTATCTTACGAGTACGTAACCGGTTGCTCAAACGTCAAGGAGCTCGAACGAATTGTTCTGATCTTGAG ATCGGGCGAGGAGGGTATATTTCCGGACTTAATAAACCGCGCCGAAGAATGTCTTGCCAAAATCAGTCCCAAGAGCCGCGTGCTTCGGGTCGAAGAGCCGGTCGTTACTCGGGCGATGTTGGATCCCGAGGACCGTAGATTGATCGACGACGATATGGCCAGATGGATGAGCGAGATGCAGGGAAGAGAGAAGGACCTTGATGAGGGAAAGGCGTTTACGGCTACACCGCTAGTCCCGCAACCGGAAATCCGGCAGACGCCAGAAACGAGATCAGCGAAA AGAAACTCGCAGAGCGGCGCGAAACGGGGTAAAGCGAAGGCGATTGCCTCTTGCGATTACGCAGGCTGGGACAGATTCGACGCCGATGCCGAAATTGACCGCATCGACTTACAGGATGAAAGGATGCAGGTAGAGGCAAAAAACGCACAACAGAGACAAAGAGAAAAGCATGAGGAGGccaagaaattttcaaaggaATCTATAGTGAATAAAT TATCGTTGACGGCAACGGAACTAGGCGTGCTGGCTGAGCACGAGAAGAATATGGGAAACGAGGCGTACAGGGTTGGCGATTACGAGGAGGCTTTGATACGTTACAATTCTAGCATTACCATTAACCCGAGTGTGAACGCGTACAACAACCGGGCAATAACAA ATATAAAGTTGCGTCGATATCAGGAGGCTGTTAACGATTGCAACATCGTGTCGAGTATGGAGTATAACAACGTAACGGCTCTGATGAGGCGAGCACTGGCTCTTGAAcatctggaaaaaaattcacag GCACTCATCGATTATCAGACGATCTTACAGCTTGAACCAAACAACAAACTAGCCATAGCGGCTGTAAACAGATTGAAGAAACCGTCCGATTCCAAGAAAGTAAG AATGAAAATCGAGGAAGAAATTATTCCGGCGGTCATTTCCGAGACGAAAGTGgctaaaaatgaagaattgaATAACGTCACTAAGGAGCGATCGACGGTAAAAAACGCTTACGATTTACCAGAAGAAAAGAAGGATTCCTCCCCGAGTTCGAACGGCGTGCAGTCCGAGATATGCTTCTGCGACAGAGCACCGGGTTTTTCGCAGAGTCCAAAACCGCCCCCGCACTACAAAAGCAGTTACTGTTTGCCGCCGCCTCGCAGAACGCCGGGTTCGCGGCCATTGGCTGTTAGATCCGCTTGGGAAAATCGGAAGGCTGATACGTCCGGGACAAAAACGGGCTGCCCAGACGCGGAATCGCCGAAGTTGATGATCGAGGAACTGCCCGGTCATAACGAGTACGAATCGACTTACAGTCGACCACCGGCGATCGCTGAGCTGACTAAGAGTAAGGGAAACGGAGAAAAAACCGTGACGAGAAATGGGGATGAAAAAGGGAAGAAATTGCAAACGCACAAGAATAGAGATAAGCTCGCGGATAAAAAGCCAGAGGAGTGCCAAAAACCGAGGGAGAAAATCCTGTCCCCTGTCTCAATGACTCACAAGAAAGTCGAGGTTGCTAGTAAATATGAGAAACCCGTTTTCAAGGAACAGGAAGTTGTGATAAAG GATCTCGACTCGATCGAATCGCCCTACGAATTTCTCCGCGTATGGCAATCGCTGAAGACCGATATTGACTTATCGCTACATGCGAAACTCTTGCGATCTTTAGCGCCGGAGGAGTTCAATGTCG TCGTCGGAAATAAACTAGACGGAGGTATGTTCACAATTTTGTTGCGATGCCTTGAAAGACATTTCTGCAAGGATCGTGAGGACGTTCTCTTGGTTTACCGGTATCTAAAAGCCTTAGCTAAGCTGAGCCGGTTTTCCATTGTACGATCCTTCATGGACTCGGTCGACAAAAAAG TTCTCCTCAAGATGCTCAACTTCGTCGAGGAACACAACTCGCCTTTGGCTGCCGCGGAATTGCGTCACGCCTACAACGTATAA
- the LOC107216917 gene encoding sperm-associated antigen 1 isoform X3, with protein MGKEEVDLVTVVKPDEKRSLLQKYDIPIEHLSYEYVTGCSNVKELERIVLILRSGEEGIFPDLINRAEECLAKISPKSRVLRVEEPVVTRAMLDPEDRRLIDDDMARWMSEMQGREKDLDEGKAFTATPLVPQPEIRQTPETRSAKRNSQSGAKRGKAKAIASCDYAGWDRFDADAEIDRIDLQDERMQVEAKNAQQRQREKHEEAKKFSKESIVNKLSLTATELGVLAEHEKNMGNEAYRVGDYEEALIRYNSSITINPSVNAYNNRAITNIKLRRYQEAVNDCNIVSSMEYNNVTALMRRALALEHLEKNSQALIDYQTILQLEPNNKLAIAAVNRLKKPSDSKKVRMKIEEEIIPAVISETKVAKNEELNNVTKERSTVKNAYDLPEEKKDSSPSSNGVQSEICFCDRAPGFSQSPKPPPHYKSSYCLPPPRRTPGSRPLAVRSAWENRKADTSGTKTGCPDAESPKLMIEELPGHNEYESTYSRPPAIAELTKSKGNGEKTVTRNGDEKGKKLQTHKNRDKLADKKPEECQKPREKILSPVSMTHKKVEVASKYEKPVFKEQEVVIKDLDSIESPYEFLRVWQSLKTDIDLSLHAKLLRSLAPEEFNVVLLKMLNFVEEHNSPLAAAELRHAYNV; from the exons ATGGGAAAGGAGGAGGTGGATCTCGTGACTGTGGTTAAGCCAGACGAGAAGAGATCGCTCTTACAGAAGTATGACATTCCGATAGAGCATTTATCTTACGAGTACGTAACCGGTTGCTCAAACGTCAAGGAGCTCGAACGAATTGTTCTGATCTTGAG ATCGGGCGAGGAGGGTATATTTCCGGACTTAATAAACCGCGCCGAAGAATGTCTTGCCAAAATCAGTCCCAAGAGCCGCGTGCTTCGGGTCGAAGAGCCGGTCGTTACTCGGGCGATGTTGGATCCCGAGGACCGTAGATTGATCGACGACGATATGGCCAGATGGATGAGCGAGATGCAGGGAAGAGAGAAGGACCTTGATGAGGGAAAGGCGTTTACGGCTACACCGCTAGTCCCGCAACCGGAAATCCGGCAGACGCCAGAAACGAGATCAGCGAAA AGAAACTCGCAGAGCGGCGCGAAACGGGGTAAAGCGAAGGCGATTGCCTCTTGCGATTACGCAGGCTGGGACAGATTCGACGCCGATGCCGAAATTGACCGCATCGACTTACAGGATGAAAGGATGCAGGTAGAGGCAAAAAACGCACAACAGAGACAAAGAGAAAAGCATGAGGAGGccaagaaattttcaaaggaATCTATAGTGAATAAAT TATCGTTGACGGCAACGGAACTAGGCGTGCTGGCTGAGCACGAGAAGAATATGGGAAACGAGGCGTACAGGGTTGGCGATTACGAGGAGGCTTTGATACGTTACAATTCTAGCATTACCATTAACCCGAGTGTGAACGCGTACAACAACCGGGCAATAACAA ATATAAAGTTGCGTCGATATCAGGAGGCTGTTAACGATTGCAACATCGTGTCGAGTATGGAGTATAACAACGTAACGGCTCTGATGAGGCGAGCACTGGCTCTTGAAcatctggaaaaaaattcacag GCACTCATCGATTATCAGACGATCTTACAGCTTGAACCAAACAACAAACTAGCCATAGCGGCTGTAAACAGATTGAAGAAACCGTCCGATTCCAAGAAAGTAAG AATGAAAATCGAGGAAGAAATTATTCCGGCGGTCATTTCCGAGACGAAAGTGgctaaaaatgaagaattgaATAACGTCACTAAGGAGCGATCGACGGTAAAAAACGCTTACGATTTACCAGAAGAAAAGAAGGATTCCTCCCCGAGTTCGAACGGCGTGCAGTCCGAGATATGCTTCTGCGACAGAGCACCGGGTTTTTCGCAGAGTCCAAAACCGCCCCCGCACTACAAAAGCAGTTACTGTTTGCCGCCGCCTCGCAGAACGCCGGGTTCGCGGCCATTGGCTGTTAGATCCGCTTGGGAAAATCGGAAGGCTGATACGTCCGGGACAAAAACGGGCTGCCCAGACGCGGAATCGCCGAAGTTGATGATCGAGGAACTGCCCGGTCATAACGAGTACGAATCGACTTACAGTCGACCACCGGCGATCGCTGAGCTGACTAAGAGTAAGGGAAACGGAGAAAAAACCGTGACGAGAAATGGGGATGAAAAAGGGAAGAAATTGCAAACGCACAAGAATAGAGATAAGCTCGCGGATAAAAAGCCAGAGGAGTGCCAAAAACCGAGGGAGAAAATCCTGTCCCCTGTCTCAATGACTCACAAGAAAGTCGAGGTTGCTAGTAAATATGAGAAACCCGTTTTCAAGGAACAGGAAGTTGTGATAAAG GATCTCGACTCGATCGAATCGCCCTACGAATTTCTCCGCGTATGGCAATCGCTGAAGACCGATATTGACTTATCGCTACATGCGAAACTCTTGCGATCTTTAGCGCCGGAGGAGTTCAATGTCG TTCTCCTCAAGATGCTCAACTTCGTCGAGGAACACAACTCGCCTTTGGCTGCCGCGGAATTGCGTCACGCCTACAACGTATAA
- the LOC107216920 gene encoding trypsin isoform X1, whose product MNSNLNNTNEHSYLCLVAIYAIHVVVFHLYSPSHLPIDTNSHPARLQPMARWRARSTLGETRRNFTGSVLHESELPLADRDSDANETLQGRIPPPRVIGRVQATVGQFPHQVSLRRSKTGVHFCGGSIIDEEWIVTAAHCMYSNGKLIAASTIKVYAGDLLLNKPSSRSQTRAVRRVVVHQDFDVNTLRNDIALLKLRSKLTLDDEAVAAKALRNETVADGTPCQVSGWGVTKYKNTALSNELLYIDIPVVDRTLCRELMANFSDIPQVMICAGYIEGGFDSCQGDSGGGMICDDMLTGVVSWGKECGLANFPGIYTNVYVFSDWIVETIATSASSPTSAKGWSPAAWGVFLGCLVFLFTYTDRERVESEPPS is encoded by the exons ATGAACAGCAACTTGAACAACACCAACGAACACAGCTACTTGTGCCTCGTAGCGATTTACGCGATACACGTGGTCGTGTTCCACCTCTACTCGCCCTCCCATCTACCCATCGACACCAACAGCCACCCGGCTCGACTTCAACCCATGGCAAGGTGGAGGGCGCGATCAACCCTCGGCGAAACTCGGCGGAACTTCACCGGATCCGTTCTCCACGAATCGGAACTTCCGCTCGCCGATCGTGATTCGGACGCTAACGAGACTCTTCAGGGGCGAATTCCACCCCCTCGTGTCATCGGCAGGGTTCAGGCCACCGTTGGACAGTTTCCACATCAG GTCTCTCTCAGGCGTTCGAAGACTGGAGTCCACTTTTGCGGTGGTAGCATCATCGATGAAGAATGGATCGTCACTGCCGCCCACTGCATGTACAG CAACGGGAAACTCATAGCGGCCTCCACCATCAAGGTATACGCCGGTGACCTGTTGCTCAACAAGCCGTCTTCCAGATCCCAGACGAGGGCAGTCAGGAGAGTTGTAGTGCACCAAGATTTCGACGTCAACACGCTCAGGAACGACATCGCACTGCTAAAG CTCCGGTCTAAACTGACCCTGGACGATGAAGCTGTTGCTGCAAAGGCGCTCAGGAATGAAACCGTCGCTGATGGAACACCCTGCCAAGTTTCTGGTTGGGGCGTAACTAAATAC aaaaatacCGCACTGAGTAACGAGCTACTATACATAGACATACCCGTCGTCGATAGAACACTGTGCCGAGAACTGATGGCCAATTTTTCCGACATTCCTCAAGTGATGATCTGCGCAGGATACATCGAGGGTGGTTTTGATAGCTGTCAG GGTGACTCGGGTGGCGGAATGATATGCGACGATATGCTGACGGGGGTCGTGTCATGGGGAAAAGAGTGCGGACTCGCTAATTTCCCGGGAATCTACACAAACGTCTACGTCTTCAGCGACTGGATCGTCGAAACCATAGCGACCAGTGCCTCCTCTCCAACCTCGGCCAAGGGCTGGAGTCCAGCAGCTTGGGGCGTCTTCCTCGGGTGTCTTGTATTCCTTTTTACCTACACGGATCGGGAGAGAGTCGAAAGTGAACCGCCATCCTAG
- the LOC107216920 gene encoding trypsin isoform X2, whose amino-acid sequence MNSNLNNTNEHSYLCLVAIYAIHVVVFHLYSPSHLPIDTNSHPARLQPMARWRARSTLGETRRNFTGSVLHESELPLADRDSDANETLQGRIPPPRVIGRVQATVGQFPHQVSLRRSKTGVHFCGGSIIDEEWIVTAAHCMYSNGKLIAASTIKVYAGDLLLNKPSSRSQTRAVRRVVVHQDFDVNTLRNDIALLKLRSKLTLDDEAVAAKALRNETVADGTPCQVSGWGVTKYKNTALSNELLYIDIPVVDRTLCRELMANFSDIPQVMICAGYIEGGFDSCQKNRSN is encoded by the exons ATGAACAGCAACTTGAACAACACCAACGAACACAGCTACTTGTGCCTCGTAGCGATTTACGCGATACACGTGGTCGTGTTCCACCTCTACTCGCCCTCCCATCTACCCATCGACACCAACAGCCACCCGGCTCGACTTCAACCCATGGCAAGGTGGAGGGCGCGATCAACCCTCGGCGAAACTCGGCGGAACTTCACCGGATCCGTTCTCCACGAATCGGAACTTCCGCTCGCCGATCGTGATTCGGACGCTAACGAGACTCTTCAGGGGCGAATTCCACCCCCTCGTGTCATCGGCAGGGTTCAGGCCACCGTTGGACAGTTTCCACATCAG GTCTCTCTCAGGCGTTCGAAGACTGGAGTCCACTTTTGCGGTGGTAGCATCATCGATGAAGAATGGATCGTCACTGCCGCCCACTGCATGTACAG CAACGGGAAACTCATAGCGGCCTCCACCATCAAGGTATACGCCGGTGACCTGTTGCTCAACAAGCCGTCTTCCAGATCCCAGACGAGGGCAGTCAGGAGAGTTGTAGTGCACCAAGATTTCGACGTCAACACGCTCAGGAACGACATCGCACTGCTAAAG CTCCGGTCTAAACTGACCCTGGACGATGAAGCTGTTGCTGCAAAGGCGCTCAGGAATGAAACCGTCGCTGATGGAACACCCTGCCAAGTTTCTGGTTGGGGCGTAACTAAATAC aaaaatacCGCACTGAGTAACGAGCTACTATACATAGACATACCCGTCGTCGATAGAACACTGTGCCGAGAACTGATGGCCAATTTTTCCGACATTCCTCAAGTGATGATCTGCGCAGGATACATCGAGGGTGGTTTTGATAGCTGTCAG AAGAACCGTTCAAATTGA